The nucleotide window CCGCCCGGCTGCCCAGGCGCCGGCCGCGCCCGCTGACGAAGAGCGCCGGCTCGGCGGCGGGCGCGCGCTGGGCGCGCAGGGGCAGATAGGCGCGGACGGCGGCGATGGCTTGGCTGCCCAGGGGCACCACCCGCGTCTTGCTGCCCTTGCCGGTGACGCGCACCAACCCTTCGGCCAGATCCAGATCGTTGAGATCGAGGCCGACCAGTTCCGCCAGGCGCAGCCCGGAGCCGTAGAAGACTTCCAGCATGGCGCGGTCGCGGCGATCCAGGAAACCGTCGCCGTCGACGCCCATCAGCGTGGCGGACTGATCCACGCTGAGGGCCTTGGGTAGCGGGCGGTCGCCCTTGGGCGCGGGGATGTCGAGGGCGGGATTGCTGGCGGCACGACCCTCGCGCAGGAGAAAACGGTAGAAGCTGCGCACCGCGGCCAGGCGGCGGCGGATGGCGCTGGGAGCGGCGCCGTTGCGGTGCTGGGCGCCGACGAAGTGGCGCAGGTGGCTGGGCAGCACCGCACCGGCCTCGCCCACCCCCAACCCGGCCATGTGCCGCTGCCACAGGTTGAGATCGGCGGCATAGGCCCGCAGCGTGGCGGGCGCGTGCCGCCGCGCCGCCGCCAGATGGGCCAGGTAGGCCCGGATCTCGGCCGCTAGCGGCGCCGCTGCATCCATTTGCCGAGCGCGGCGGTGGCCAGCTCACCGAGGCGGCCGAGGATCAGGGTGCCGGCCCGCGCCTCGTAGCGCTCGGGATCGCGGCTGCCGAGGGCGATGAGGCCGAAGGTATCGCCGGCATGCAGCGGCAGCAGGGCCACGGAGCGGACCATGCCGGCGGCACGGCCGAAGAGCACCTCCTTGTGCGCCGCGTCCAGCTCCACCCCCACCTTGGGCCGCGCCATGGGCAGCAGATCGAGGAAGGGCTGCAGCGTCGCCCGGGCCACCCACTCCGGCCGCTCGGCATCGCTCATCCAGTCCGGCTGGCGCAGGCGCAGGGCGATGTGTTCGACCCGGAAATCCTCGGACAGACG belongs to Thermithiobacillus tepidarius DSM 3134 and includes:
- a CDS encoding tyrosine recombinase XerC is translated as MDAAAPLAAEIRAYLAHLAAARRHAPATLRAYAADLNLWQRHMAGLGVGEAGAVLPSHLRHFVGAQHRNGAAPSAIRRRLAAVRSFYRFLLREGRAASNPALDIPAPKGDRPLPKALSVDQSATLMGVDGDGFLDRRDRAMLEVFYGSGLRLAELVGLDLNDLDLAEGLVRVTGKGSKTRVVPLGSQAIAAVRAYLPLRAQRAPAAEPALFVSGRGRRLGSRAVELRVGRRAREQGLGVPVHPHMLRHSAASHLLESASDLRAVQDFLGHANIGTTQIYTHLDFQHLAKVYDQAHPRARRRKSEPEG
- a CDS encoding DUF484 family protein, which translates into the protein MAKSVSVESQAVLEFLQVHRDFFLDHPELLLDLNIPHVGRGESVSLIERQVEVLRGRCAQLENQLQDLLEVARENERLSERMHHFAQGLLEAEDLDAVLDAILARLSEDFRVEHIALRLRQPDWMSDAERPEWVARATLQPFLDLLPMARPKVGVELDAAHKEVLFGRAAGMVRSVALLPLHAGDTFGLIALGSRDPERYEARAGTLILGRLGELATAALGKWMQRRR